The Neobacillus sp. OS1-2 genome includes a window with the following:
- a CDS encoding VOC family protein, whose translation MKILRMDHVGVTVNDLSAAKEFFLDLGLEVQGEWEKQMEGEWMDQVIGQNNVKVASVGLGMPDGQAWIELIKYDSPSDDREIQQPLVNTQSIRHIAFAVEDIEAVVAKLKKKGTEFFGEIQHYEESYKLCYCRGPEGIIVELAEQIK comes from the coding sequence ATGAAAATCCTTAGAATGGATCATGTGGGTGTAACCGTAAATGATCTCTCTGCAGCTAAAGAGTTTTTTCTTGACCTTGGCCTTGAGGTGCAAGGGGAATGGGAGAAGCAGATGGAAGGAGAGTGGATGGATCAGGTAATTGGGCAAAATAATGTTAAAGTAGCAAGCGTAGGATTGGGGATGCCAGACGGTCAGGCATGGATCGAGCTAATCAAGTATGATTCGCCGTCAGATGATAGAGAAATTCAGCAACCTCTCGTAAATACCCAGAGTATCCGGCATATTGCATTTGCTGTTGAAGATATTGAAGCTGTTGTTGCCAAATTGAAAAAGAAAGGGACAGAATTCTTTGGTGAGATCCAACACTATGAAGAAAGTTATAAGTTATGTTACTGTCGTGGGCCAGAGGGAATTATTGTAGAGTTGGCGGAGCAAATCAAATAA
- a CDS encoding TetR/AcrR family transcriptional regulator, with amino-acid sequence MKNISPLNDHQLDKIHEKRREQIKNAALKIFARRGLIGTKMSMIAKEANISQGLSYRYYQSKDELFIELVKDAMEETAQAFASFENMAGSPSEKMKELTKKMLDTRNRHSFMLIQQVQISDEVPDKAKEIVQQYQIPPLMKHLISTFENGQKSGEFCKGDPTKLLMFYFSVISGLMLLPNEAEDQDIDIDILMKLLRNG; translated from the coding sequence GTGAAAAACATATCTCCATTAAATGATCATCAACTGGACAAAATCCATGAAAAACGAAGAGAGCAAATTAAGAATGCGGCTTTAAAAATATTTGCACGCCGCGGCCTTATTGGTACAAAAATGAGCATGATTGCTAAAGAGGCGAACATCAGCCAAGGGCTTTCCTATCGATATTACCAATCAAAGGATGAACTTTTTATTGAACTTGTAAAGGATGCAATGGAAGAAACTGCTCAGGCATTTGCTTCATTTGAAAATATGGCAGGTTCTCCTTCAGAAAAGATGAAAGAATTAACCAAAAAAATGCTCGATACTCGAAATAGGCATTCGTTTATGCTTATCCAACAAGTACAAATTTCCGATGAAGTCCCTGACAAGGCAAAAGAAATTGTTCAGCAATATCAAATTCCTCCTTTAATGAAACATTTGATTTCTACTTTTGAAAATGGACAGAAGTCCGGTGAATTTTGTAAAGGTGACCCAACTAAGCTTTTGATGTTCTACTTCTCGGTCATATCCGGTTTAATGTTACTCCCTAATGAAGCAGAGGATCAAGACATCGATATAGATATTCTTATGAAACTATTACGGAATGGATGA
- a CDS encoding SDR family NAD(P)-dependent oxidoreductase, which translates to MTDKLTKKEWNLQDKYVLITGATSGIGLAAAKAFARRNANLGIIARNQRKAEEISTLLRMQTKKPIKIDLFIADLSSQKSIRKVAAQILESCPRIDVLVNNAGALFDSFQKSEEGVEMTWAVNHLAPFLLTSLLLDRLKESESARIINTASHGHKMIKGGFEFEHGNGEHLYGGMKKVLGGPTIRYAQTKLANILFTAELARRLEGSSITVYCFDPGLVATNFNQNNGMMAKATMAVMNLFSRTPEKGADTLVWLAELKDTSNQSGKYFADRQQKAPTALATDKELARKLWNMSEEQIL; encoded by the coding sequence ATGACTGATAAATTAACAAAAAAGGAATGGAACTTGCAAGACAAATATGTTTTGATTACAGGAGCGACAAGTGGGATTGGACTTGCGGCGGCAAAGGCCTTTGCCAGACGCAACGCAAATTTAGGGATTATTGCCAGAAATCAACGGAAGGCGGAGGAAATTTCAACTCTATTACGGATGCAAACCAAGAAACCCATTAAGATTGATCTATTTATTGCTGATCTTTCCTCGCAAAAATCCATCCGGAAAGTTGCTGCGCAAATTCTTGAAAGCTGTCCAAGAATCGACGTTTTAGTGAATAATGCAGGCGCCTTATTCGATTCCTTTCAGAAATCCGAGGAAGGAGTGGAAATGACCTGGGCTGTTAACCACCTGGCCCCATTTCTTCTCACTTCCCTGCTATTGGATCGTTTAAAAGAAAGTGAATCCGCACGTATTATCAATACGGCTTCACATGGTCATAAAATGATAAAAGGAGGCTTTGAGTTTGAACATGGGAATGGGGAGCATCTTTATGGGGGGATGAAAAAGGTACTAGGCGGCCCAACCATACGTTATGCACAAACGAAACTGGCCAATATCCTCTTTACTGCCGAATTAGCGCGTCGTCTAGAAGGATCATCAATCACTGTTTATTGTTTTGACCCGGGACTGGTAGCTACAAATTTCAATCAAAATAATGGAATGATGGCAAAGGCAACCATGGCTGTCATGAATCTTTTTTCCCGGACGCCGGAGAAAGGTGCAGACACATTAGTGTGGCTTGCCGAATTAAAAGATACCTCAAACCAAAGCGGCAAATATTTTGCTGATAGACAACAGAAGGCACCCACTGCATTAGCAACTGATAAAGAATTAGCAAGGAAACTTTGGAACATGAGTGAGGAACAAATTCTGTAA
- a CDS encoding ATP-binding cassette domain-containing protein has protein sequence MKNKDGTKVENVKFAVEAKGLIKTFGDHRAVDGVDMLVPTGSIYGVLGPNGAGKTTTIRMLATLLRADAGSAKIFGYDVVKDAQIVRQLIGVTGQYASVDESLSATENLIIFSRLLGLSRLEAKRKANELLEEFGLMEAAKRPLKNFSGGMRRRLDLAASLISQPPLLFLDEPTTGLDPRTRNQMWDTIRRLVKSGSTVVLTTQYLQEADELADRIAVIDHGSVVAEGTVNELKESIGTSSLHLSIQHTQDIPNARMIVERVLKVPSAVSPEGGMITAPMATADIVTDLLVALREADIKLAELSVQKPSLDEVFLTITAEGEKESQADSNHKKRGII, from the coding sequence ATGAAAAATAAGGATGGAACGAAAGTAGAAAATGTGAAGTTTGCAGTCGAGGCCAAAGGGCTTATCAAGACCTTTGGCGATCATCGAGCGGTTGACGGAGTGGATATGTTGGTACCAACTGGTTCTATTTATGGAGTGTTGGGACCTAATGGCGCAGGGAAGACGACAACGATTAGAATGTTGGCAACATTACTCCGAGCTGATGCGGGTTCAGCAAAGATTTTTGGATATGATGTAGTGAAGGATGCACAAATTGTGCGTCAGCTAATTGGTGTTACGGGTCAGTACGCTTCAGTCGATGAGTCACTAAGTGCGACAGAGAACCTAATCATTTTCTCACGATTACTGGGGCTTAGTCGTCTAGAGGCAAAACGGAAAGCAAATGAGTTACTCGAGGAATTTGGATTAATGGAGGCTGCAAAACGTCCATTGAAAAATTTCTCAGGGGGTATGCGTAGACGACTGGATTTAGCTGCTAGTTTAATCTCGCAGCCACCACTCTTATTCTTGGATGAACCGACTACTGGATTGGATCCACGGACACGAAATCAAATGTGGGATACCATTCGTCGCTTAGTAAAATCAGGGTCAACCGTTGTGTTAACTACTCAGTATCTCCAAGAAGCAGATGAACTAGCGGATCGAATTGCTGTCATTGATCATGGAAGTGTCGTTGCAGAAGGTACTGTAAATGAACTTAAAGAATCGATTGGTACTTCATCATTGCATTTAAGTATTCAACACACTCAGGATATCCCCAATGCTCGAATGATTGTTGAACGAGTCTTAAAAGTACCATCAGCTGTGTCACCAGAAGGCGGTATGATTACGGCACCAATGGCAACGGCGGATATTGTTACGGATCTGCTAGTCGCCCTTCGGGAAGCAGACATCAAATTGGCTGAGCTAAGTGTTCAAAAACCATCTTTAGACGAGGTCTTTTTGACCATTACAGCTGAAGGCGAAAAGGAAAGCCAAGCAGATTCGAATCATAAAAAGAGGGGGATTATTTAA